The Nycticebus coucang isolate mNycCou1 chromosome 2, mNycCou1.pri, whole genome shotgun sequence genome includes a window with the following:
- the ESRP2 gene encoding epithelial splicing regulatory protein 2 isoform X1, with amino-acid sequence MTPPQPPPPGPDPEADSTADPCPGPRSLVVLFGATAGALGPDLGSDETDLILLVWQVVEPQSRQVGTLHKSLVRAEAASLSPECREASGLSADSLARAEPLDKVLQQITLFFSVMSFSQLVSRDVALLGGGPYVLCTDGQQLLRQVLHPEASRKNLVLPDTFFSFYDLCREFHKQHPNTCPAKDLTVATMAQDLGLETDATEDDFGVWEVKTMVAVILHLLKGPSSQLFLEPEVIKQKYETGPCSKADVVDSETVVRARGLPWQSSDQDVARFFKGLNIARGGVALCLNAQGRRNGEALIHFVDSEQRDLALQRHKHHMGVRYIEVYKATGEEFVKIAGGTSLEVARFLSREDQVILRLRGLPFSAGPPDVLGFLGPECPVTGGAEGLLFVRHPDGRPTGDAFALFACEELAQAALRRHKGMLGKRYIEIFRSTAAEVQQVLNRYASSPLLPTLTAPLLPIPFQLAAGTGRDCVRLRGLPYTATIEDILSFLGEGAVDIRPHGVHMVLNQQGRPSGDAFIQMTSAERALAVAQRCHKKVMKERYVEVVPCSTEEMSRVLIGGTLGRSGMSPPPCKLPCLSPPTYATFQATPTLIPTETAALYPSSALLSAARVPAAPSPVAYYPGPATQLYMNYTAYYPSPPVSPTTVGYLTTPPAALASAPTSVLSQPGALVRMQGVPYTAGMKDLLSVFQAYQLAPDDYTSLMPIGDPPRTVLQTPKEWVCL; translated from the exons ATGACTCCGCCGCAGCCCCCGCCCCCAGGCCCGGATCCCGAGGCAGATTCCACCGCGGACCCATGCCCGGGGCCTAGATCATTGGTCGTCCTGTTCGGGGCGACGGCCGGTGCCTTGGGGCCAGACCTGGGCTCCGACGAGACTGACTTAATCCTCTTAGTCTGGCAAGTGGTGGAGCCGCAAAGCCGCCAG GTGGGGACACTGCACAAGTCGCTGGTTCGCGCTGAGGCGGCCTCGCTGAGTCCAGAGTGCCGTGAGGCAAGCGGCCTGAGCGCCGACAGCCTGGCGCGGGCCGAGCCGCTGGACAAGGTGCTGCAACAG atCACACTCTTCTTCAGTGTAATGAGT TTCTCCCAGCTAGTGAGCAGGGACGTGGCTCTGCTGGGCGGGGGCCCCTACGTGCTCTGCACTGATGGGCAGCAGCTGTTGCGACAGGTCCTGCACCCTGAGGCCTCCAGGAAG AACCTGGTGCTCCCCGACACCTTCTTCTCCTTCTACGATCTCTGCAGAGAGTTCCACAAGCAACACCCAAACACTTGCCCTGCCAAGGACCTCACTGTGGCCACCATGGCACAGG ACTTGGGACTGGAGACAGATGCCACAGAGGATGACTTTGGGGTCTGGGAAGTGAAGACAATGGTGGCTGTCATCCTTCACCTGCTCAAAGGGCCCAGCA GTCAATTGTTTTTGGAGCCTGAGGTGATAAAGCAGAAATACGAGACAGGGCCTTG CAGCAAGGCTGATGTGGTGGACAGTGAGACTGTGGTCCGAGCCCGTGGGTTGCCCTGGCAGTCATCCGATCAGGATGTGGCTCGCTTCTTCAAAGGGCTCAACATTGCCAG GGGTGGTGTAGCGCTTTGCCTCAATGCCCAGGGCCGCAGAAATGGTGAGGCCCTCATCCACTTTGTGGACAGTGAGCAGCGGGACCTAGCACTGCAGAGACACAAGCACCACATGGGCGTCCGCTATATTGAG GTATATAAAGCCACAGGGGAGGAGTTTGTAAAGATCGCAGGGG GCACATCACTAGAGGTGGCTCGTTTCCTGTCACGGGAAGACCAAGTGATCTTGAGGCTGCGGGGACTGCCCTTCTCTGCTGGGCCACCAGATGTGCTGGGCTTCCTGGGACCAGAATGCCCAGTGACAGGAGGTGCTGAGGGGCTGCTCTTTGTGCGCCACCCTGATGGACGGCCAACTGGTGATGCCTTTGCCCTCTTTGCCTGTGAGGAGCTGGCACAAGCTGCGCTACGTAGGCACAAGGGCATGCTGGGTAAGCGATACATCGAAATCTTCCGGAGCACTGCAGCTGAGGTGCAGCAA GTTCTGAACCGTTATGCATCTAGTCCACTCCTTCCCACACTGACTGCCCCACTGCTGCCCATCCCCTTCCAACTGGCAGCTGGGACAGGGAGGGATTGCGTACGCCTTCGAGGCCTGCCCTACACAGCTACCATTGAAGACATCTTGAGCTTTCTAGGGGAGGGAGCTGTGGACATCCGGCCCCATGGTGTGCACATGGTGCTCAACCAGCAG GGCCGGCCATCAGGTGATGCCTTCATCCAGATGACATCAGCAGAGCGGGCCCTAGCTGTTGCTCAGCGTTGCCATAAGAAGGTGATGAAGGAACGCTACGTGGAGGTTGTCCCCTGCTCCACAGAGGAGATGAGCCGTGTGCTGATAGGGGGCACCTTGGGCCGCAGTGGCATGTCCCCTCCACCCTGCAAGCTGCCCT GCCTCTCGCCACCAACCTATGCCACCTTTCAGGCCACCCCAACCCTCATTCCCACTGAAACGGCAGCCTTATACCCTTCTTCAGCACTGCTCTCAGCTGCAAGGGTGCCTGctgcccccagccctgttgcCTACTACCCAGGTCCAGCCACTCAACTCTACATGAACTACACAGCTTACTACCCAAG tCCTCCAGTCTCCCCTACCACTGTGGGCTACCTCACCACACCCCCTGCTGCCCTGGCCTCTGCTCCCACTTCAGTGTTGTCCCAGCCAGGAGCCCTGGTCCGCATGCAGGGTGTCCCATACACAGCTGGGATGAAGGATCTGCTCAGTGTCTTTCAGGCCTACCAG CTAGCCCCTGATGACTACACCAGTCTGATGCCTATAGGTGACCCTCCACGTACTGTGTTACAAACCCCCAAAGAGTGGGTGTGTTTGTAG
- the ESRP2 gene encoding epithelial splicing regulatory protein 2 isoform X3, with product MTPPQPPPPGPDPEADSTADPCPGPRSLVVLFGATAGALGPDLGSDETDLILLVWQVVEPQSRQVGTLHKSLVRAEAASLSPECREASGLSADSLARAEPLDKVLQQFSQLVSRDVALLGGGPYVLCTDGQQLLRQVLHPEASRKNLVLPDTFFSFYDLCREFHKQHPNTCPAKDLTVATMAQDLGLETDATEDDFGVWEVKTMVAVILHLLKGPSSQLFLEPEVIKQKYETGPCSKADVVDSETVVRARGLPWQSSDQDVARFFKGLNIARGGVALCLNAQGRRNGEALIHFVDSEQRDLALQRHKHHMGVRYIEVYKATGEEFVKIAGGTSLEVARFLSREDQVILRLRGLPFSAGPPDVLGFLGPECPVTGGAEGLLFVRHPDGRPTGDAFALFACEELAQAALRRHKGMLGKRYIEIFRSTAAEVQQVLNRYASSPLLPTLTAPLLPIPFQLAAGTGRDCVRLRGLPYTATIEDILSFLGEGAVDIRPHGVHMVLNQQGRPSGDAFIQMTSAERALAVAQRCHKKVMKERYVEVVPCSTEEMSRVLIGGTLGRSGMSPPPCKLPCLSPPTYATFQATPTLIPTETAALYPSSALLSAARVPAAPSPVAYYPGPATQLYMNYTAYYPSPPVSPTTVGYLTTPPAALASAPTSVLSQPGALVRMQGVPYTAGMKDLLSVFQAYQLAPDDYTSLMPIGDPPRTVLQTPKEWVCL from the exons ATGACTCCGCCGCAGCCCCCGCCCCCAGGCCCGGATCCCGAGGCAGATTCCACCGCGGACCCATGCCCGGGGCCTAGATCATTGGTCGTCCTGTTCGGGGCGACGGCCGGTGCCTTGGGGCCAGACCTGGGCTCCGACGAGACTGACTTAATCCTCTTAGTCTGGCAAGTGGTGGAGCCGCAAAGCCGCCAG GTGGGGACACTGCACAAGTCGCTGGTTCGCGCTGAGGCGGCCTCGCTGAGTCCAGAGTGCCGTGAGGCAAGCGGCCTGAGCGCCGACAGCCTGGCGCGGGCCGAGCCGCTGGACAAGGTGCTGCAACAG TTCTCCCAGCTAGTGAGCAGGGACGTGGCTCTGCTGGGCGGGGGCCCCTACGTGCTCTGCACTGATGGGCAGCAGCTGTTGCGACAGGTCCTGCACCCTGAGGCCTCCAGGAAG AACCTGGTGCTCCCCGACACCTTCTTCTCCTTCTACGATCTCTGCAGAGAGTTCCACAAGCAACACCCAAACACTTGCCCTGCCAAGGACCTCACTGTGGCCACCATGGCACAGG ACTTGGGACTGGAGACAGATGCCACAGAGGATGACTTTGGGGTCTGGGAAGTGAAGACAATGGTGGCTGTCATCCTTCACCTGCTCAAAGGGCCCAGCA GTCAATTGTTTTTGGAGCCTGAGGTGATAAAGCAGAAATACGAGACAGGGCCTTG CAGCAAGGCTGATGTGGTGGACAGTGAGACTGTGGTCCGAGCCCGTGGGTTGCCCTGGCAGTCATCCGATCAGGATGTGGCTCGCTTCTTCAAAGGGCTCAACATTGCCAG GGGTGGTGTAGCGCTTTGCCTCAATGCCCAGGGCCGCAGAAATGGTGAGGCCCTCATCCACTTTGTGGACAGTGAGCAGCGGGACCTAGCACTGCAGAGACACAAGCACCACATGGGCGTCCGCTATATTGAG GTATATAAAGCCACAGGGGAGGAGTTTGTAAAGATCGCAGGGG GCACATCACTAGAGGTGGCTCGTTTCCTGTCACGGGAAGACCAAGTGATCTTGAGGCTGCGGGGACTGCCCTTCTCTGCTGGGCCACCAGATGTGCTGGGCTTCCTGGGACCAGAATGCCCAGTGACAGGAGGTGCTGAGGGGCTGCTCTTTGTGCGCCACCCTGATGGACGGCCAACTGGTGATGCCTTTGCCCTCTTTGCCTGTGAGGAGCTGGCACAAGCTGCGCTACGTAGGCACAAGGGCATGCTGGGTAAGCGATACATCGAAATCTTCCGGAGCACTGCAGCTGAGGTGCAGCAA GTTCTGAACCGTTATGCATCTAGTCCACTCCTTCCCACACTGACTGCCCCACTGCTGCCCATCCCCTTCCAACTGGCAGCTGGGACAGGGAGGGATTGCGTACGCCTTCGAGGCCTGCCCTACACAGCTACCATTGAAGACATCTTGAGCTTTCTAGGGGAGGGAGCTGTGGACATCCGGCCCCATGGTGTGCACATGGTGCTCAACCAGCAG GGCCGGCCATCAGGTGATGCCTTCATCCAGATGACATCAGCAGAGCGGGCCCTAGCTGTTGCTCAGCGTTGCCATAAGAAGGTGATGAAGGAACGCTACGTGGAGGTTGTCCCCTGCTCCACAGAGGAGATGAGCCGTGTGCTGATAGGGGGCACCTTGGGCCGCAGTGGCATGTCCCCTCCACCCTGCAAGCTGCCCT GCCTCTCGCCACCAACCTATGCCACCTTTCAGGCCACCCCAACCCTCATTCCCACTGAAACGGCAGCCTTATACCCTTCTTCAGCACTGCTCTCAGCTGCAAGGGTGCCTGctgcccccagccctgttgcCTACTACCCAGGTCCAGCCACTCAACTCTACATGAACTACACAGCTTACTACCCAAG tCCTCCAGTCTCCCCTACCACTGTGGGCTACCTCACCACACCCCCTGCTGCCCTGGCCTCTGCTCCCACTTCAGTGTTGTCCCAGCCAGGAGCCCTGGTCCGCATGCAGGGTGTCCCATACACAGCTGGGATGAAGGATCTGCTCAGTGTCTTTCAGGCCTACCAG CTAGCCCCTGATGACTACACCAGTCTGATGCCTATAGGTGACCCTCCACGTACTGTGTTACAAACCCCCAAAGAGTGGGTGTGTTTGTAG
- the ESRP2 gene encoding epithelial splicing regulatory protein 2 isoform X6 yields the protein MTPPQPPPPGPDPEADSTADPCPGPRSLVVLFGATAGALGPDLGSDETDLILLVWQVVEPQSRQVGTLHKSLVRAEAASLSPECREASGLSADSLARAEPLDKVLQQITLFFSVMSFSQLVSRDVALLGGGPYVLCTDGQQLLRQVLHPEASRKNLVLPDTFFSFYDLCREFHKQHPNTCPAKDLTVATMAQDLGLETDATEDDFGVWEVKTMVAVILHLLKGPSSQLFLEPEVIKQKYETGPCKADVVDSETVVRARGLPWQSSDQDVARFFKGLNIASEQRDLALQRHKHHMGVRYIEVYKATGEEFVKIAGGTSLEVARFLSREDQVILRLRGLPFSAGPPDVLGFLGPECPVTGGAEGLLFVRHPDGRPTGDAFALFACEELAQAALRRHKGMLGKRYIEIFRSTAAEVQQVLNRYASSPLLPTLTAPLLPIPFQLAAGTGRDCVRLRGLPYTATIEDILSFLGEGAVDIRPHGVHMVLNQQGRPSGDAFIQMTSAERALAVAQRCHKKVMKERYVEVVPCSTEEMSRVLIGGTLGRSGMSPPPCKLPCLSPPTYATFQATPTLIPTETAALYPSSALLSAARVPAAPSPVAYYPGPATQLYMNYTAYYPSPPVSPTTVGYLTTPPAALASAPTSVLSQPGALVRMQGVPYTAGMKDLLSVFQAYQLAPDDYTSLMPIGDPPRTVLQTPKEWVCL from the exons ATGACTCCGCCGCAGCCCCCGCCCCCAGGCCCGGATCCCGAGGCAGATTCCACCGCGGACCCATGCCCGGGGCCTAGATCATTGGTCGTCCTGTTCGGGGCGACGGCCGGTGCCTTGGGGCCAGACCTGGGCTCCGACGAGACTGACTTAATCCTCTTAGTCTGGCAAGTGGTGGAGCCGCAAAGCCGCCAG GTGGGGACACTGCACAAGTCGCTGGTTCGCGCTGAGGCGGCCTCGCTGAGTCCAGAGTGCCGTGAGGCAAGCGGCCTGAGCGCCGACAGCCTGGCGCGGGCCGAGCCGCTGGACAAGGTGCTGCAACAG atCACACTCTTCTTCAGTGTAATGAGT TTCTCCCAGCTAGTGAGCAGGGACGTGGCTCTGCTGGGCGGGGGCCCCTACGTGCTCTGCACTGATGGGCAGCAGCTGTTGCGACAGGTCCTGCACCCTGAGGCCTCCAGGAAG AACCTGGTGCTCCCCGACACCTTCTTCTCCTTCTACGATCTCTGCAGAGAGTTCCACAAGCAACACCCAAACACTTGCCCTGCCAAGGACCTCACTGTGGCCACCATGGCACAGG ACTTGGGACTGGAGACAGATGCCACAGAGGATGACTTTGGGGTCTGGGAAGTGAAGACAATGGTGGCTGTCATCCTTCACCTGCTCAAAGGGCCCAGCA GTCAATTGTTTTTGGAGCCTGAGGTGATAAAGCAGAAATACGAGACAGGGCCTTG CAAGGCTGATGTGGTGGACAGTGAGACTGTGGTCCGAGCCCGTGGGTTGCCCTGGCAGTCATCCGATCAGGATGTGGCTCGCTTCTTCAAAGGGCTCAACATTGCCAG TGAGCAGCGGGACCTAGCACTGCAGAGACACAAGCACCACATGGGCGTCCGCTATATTGAG GTATATAAAGCCACAGGGGAGGAGTTTGTAAAGATCGCAGGGG GCACATCACTAGAGGTGGCTCGTTTCCTGTCACGGGAAGACCAAGTGATCTTGAGGCTGCGGGGACTGCCCTTCTCTGCTGGGCCACCAGATGTGCTGGGCTTCCTGGGACCAGAATGCCCAGTGACAGGAGGTGCTGAGGGGCTGCTCTTTGTGCGCCACCCTGATGGACGGCCAACTGGTGATGCCTTTGCCCTCTTTGCCTGTGAGGAGCTGGCACAAGCTGCGCTACGTAGGCACAAGGGCATGCTGGGTAAGCGATACATCGAAATCTTCCGGAGCACTGCAGCTGAGGTGCAGCAA GTTCTGAACCGTTATGCATCTAGTCCACTCCTTCCCACACTGACTGCCCCACTGCTGCCCATCCCCTTCCAACTGGCAGCTGGGACAGGGAGGGATTGCGTACGCCTTCGAGGCCTGCCCTACACAGCTACCATTGAAGACATCTTGAGCTTTCTAGGGGAGGGAGCTGTGGACATCCGGCCCCATGGTGTGCACATGGTGCTCAACCAGCAG GGCCGGCCATCAGGTGATGCCTTCATCCAGATGACATCAGCAGAGCGGGCCCTAGCTGTTGCTCAGCGTTGCCATAAGAAGGTGATGAAGGAACGCTACGTGGAGGTTGTCCCCTGCTCCACAGAGGAGATGAGCCGTGTGCTGATAGGGGGCACCTTGGGCCGCAGTGGCATGTCCCCTCCACCCTGCAAGCTGCCCT GCCTCTCGCCACCAACCTATGCCACCTTTCAGGCCACCCCAACCCTCATTCCCACTGAAACGGCAGCCTTATACCCTTCTTCAGCACTGCTCTCAGCTGCAAGGGTGCCTGctgcccccagccctgttgcCTACTACCCAGGTCCAGCCACTCAACTCTACATGAACTACACAGCTTACTACCCAAG tCCTCCAGTCTCCCCTACCACTGTGGGCTACCTCACCACACCCCCTGCTGCCCTGGCCTCTGCTCCCACTTCAGTGTTGTCCCAGCCAGGAGCCCTGGTCCGCATGCAGGGTGTCCCATACACAGCTGGGATGAAGGATCTGCTCAGTGTCTTTCAGGCCTACCAG CTAGCCCCTGATGACTACACCAGTCTGATGCCTATAGGTGACCCTCCACGTACTGTGTTACAAACCCCCAAAGAGTGGGTGTGTTTGTAG
- the ESRP2 gene encoding epithelial splicing regulatory protein 2 isoform X5, which yields MTPPQPPPPGPDPEADSTADPCPGPRSLVVLFGATAGALGPDLGSDETDLILLVWQVVEPQSRQVGTLHKSLVRAEAASLSPECREASGLSADSLARAEPLDKVLQQITLFFSVMSFSQLVSRDVALLGGGPYVLCTDGQQLLRQVLHPEASRKNLVLPDTFFSFYDLCREFHKQHPNTCPAKDLTVATMAQDLGLETDATEDDFGVWEVKTMVAVILHLLKGPSSQLFLEPEVIKQKYETGPCSKADVVDSETVVRARGLPWQSSDQDVARFFKGLNIASEQRDLALQRHKHHMGVRYIEVYKATGEEFVKIAGGTSLEVARFLSREDQVILRLRGLPFSAGPPDVLGFLGPECPVTGGAEGLLFVRHPDGRPTGDAFALFACEELAQAALRRHKGMLGKRYIEIFRSTAAEVQQVLNRYASSPLLPTLTAPLLPIPFQLAAGTGRDCVRLRGLPYTATIEDILSFLGEGAVDIRPHGVHMVLNQQGRPSGDAFIQMTSAERALAVAQRCHKKVMKERYVEVVPCSTEEMSRVLIGGTLGRSGMSPPPCKLPCLSPPTYATFQATPTLIPTETAALYPSSALLSAARVPAAPSPVAYYPGPATQLYMNYTAYYPSPPVSPTTVGYLTTPPAALASAPTSVLSQPGALVRMQGVPYTAGMKDLLSVFQAYQLAPDDYTSLMPIGDPPRTVLQTPKEWVCL from the exons ATGACTCCGCCGCAGCCCCCGCCCCCAGGCCCGGATCCCGAGGCAGATTCCACCGCGGACCCATGCCCGGGGCCTAGATCATTGGTCGTCCTGTTCGGGGCGACGGCCGGTGCCTTGGGGCCAGACCTGGGCTCCGACGAGACTGACTTAATCCTCTTAGTCTGGCAAGTGGTGGAGCCGCAAAGCCGCCAG GTGGGGACACTGCACAAGTCGCTGGTTCGCGCTGAGGCGGCCTCGCTGAGTCCAGAGTGCCGTGAGGCAAGCGGCCTGAGCGCCGACAGCCTGGCGCGGGCCGAGCCGCTGGACAAGGTGCTGCAACAG atCACACTCTTCTTCAGTGTAATGAGT TTCTCCCAGCTAGTGAGCAGGGACGTGGCTCTGCTGGGCGGGGGCCCCTACGTGCTCTGCACTGATGGGCAGCAGCTGTTGCGACAGGTCCTGCACCCTGAGGCCTCCAGGAAG AACCTGGTGCTCCCCGACACCTTCTTCTCCTTCTACGATCTCTGCAGAGAGTTCCACAAGCAACACCCAAACACTTGCCCTGCCAAGGACCTCACTGTGGCCACCATGGCACAGG ACTTGGGACTGGAGACAGATGCCACAGAGGATGACTTTGGGGTCTGGGAAGTGAAGACAATGGTGGCTGTCATCCTTCACCTGCTCAAAGGGCCCAGCA GTCAATTGTTTTTGGAGCCTGAGGTGATAAAGCAGAAATACGAGACAGGGCCTTG CAGCAAGGCTGATGTGGTGGACAGTGAGACTGTGGTCCGAGCCCGTGGGTTGCCCTGGCAGTCATCCGATCAGGATGTGGCTCGCTTCTTCAAAGGGCTCAACATTGCCAG TGAGCAGCGGGACCTAGCACTGCAGAGACACAAGCACCACATGGGCGTCCGCTATATTGAG GTATATAAAGCCACAGGGGAGGAGTTTGTAAAGATCGCAGGGG GCACATCACTAGAGGTGGCTCGTTTCCTGTCACGGGAAGACCAAGTGATCTTGAGGCTGCGGGGACTGCCCTTCTCTGCTGGGCCACCAGATGTGCTGGGCTTCCTGGGACCAGAATGCCCAGTGACAGGAGGTGCTGAGGGGCTGCTCTTTGTGCGCCACCCTGATGGACGGCCAACTGGTGATGCCTTTGCCCTCTTTGCCTGTGAGGAGCTGGCACAAGCTGCGCTACGTAGGCACAAGGGCATGCTGGGTAAGCGATACATCGAAATCTTCCGGAGCACTGCAGCTGAGGTGCAGCAA GTTCTGAACCGTTATGCATCTAGTCCACTCCTTCCCACACTGACTGCCCCACTGCTGCCCATCCCCTTCCAACTGGCAGCTGGGACAGGGAGGGATTGCGTACGCCTTCGAGGCCTGCCCTACACAGCTACCATTGAAGACATCTTGAGCTTTCTAGGGGAGGGAGCTGTGGACATCCGGCCCCATGGTGTGCACATGGTGCTCAACCAGCAG GGCCGGCCATCAGGTGATGCCTTCATCCAGATGACATCAGCAGAGCGGGCCCTAGCTGTTGCTCAGCGTTGCCATAAGAAGGTGATGAAGGAACGCTACGTGGAGGTTGTCCCCTGCTCCACAGAGGAGATGAGCCGTGTGCTGATAGGGGGCACCTTGGGCCGCAGTGGCATGTCCCCTCCACCCTGCAAGCTGCCCT GCCTCTCGCCACCAACCTATGCCACCTTTCAGGCCACCCCAACCCTCATTCCCACTGAAACGGCAGCCTTATACCCTTCTTCAGCACTGCTCTCAGCTGCAAGGGTGCCTGctgcccccagccctgttgcCTACTACCCAGGTCCAGCCACTCAACTCTACATGAACTACACAGCTTACTACCCAAG tCCTCCAGTCTCCCCTACCACTGTGGGCTACCTCACCACACCCCCTGCTGCCCTGGCCTCTGCTCCCACTTCAGTGTTGTCCCAGCCAGGAGCCCTGGTCCGCATGCAGGGTGTCCCATACACAGCTGGGATGAAGGATCTGCTCAGTGTCTTTCAGGCCTACCAG CTAGCCCCTGATGACTACACCAGTCTGATGCCTATAGGTGACCCTCCACGTACTGTGTTACAAACCCCCAAAGAGTGGGTGTGTTTGTAG
- the ESRP2 gene encoding epithelial splicing regulatory protein 2 isoform X2, giving the protein MTPPQPPPPGPDPEADSTADPCPGPRSLVVLFGATAGALGPDLGSDETDLILLVWQVVEPQSRQVGTLHKSLVRAEAASLSPECREASGLSADSLARAEPLDKVLQQITLFFSVMSFSQLVSRDVALLGGGPYVLCTDGQQLLRQVLHPEASRKNLVLPDTFFSFYDLCREFHKQHPNTCPAKDLTVATMAQDLGLETDATEDDFGVWEVKTMVAVILHLLKGPSSQLFLEPEVIKQKYETGPCKADVVDSETVVRARGLPWQSSDQDVARFFKGLNIARGGVALCLNAQGRRNGEALIHFVDSEQRDLALQRHKHHMGVRYIEVYKATGEEFVKIAGGTSLEVARFLSREDQVILRLRGLPFSAGPPDVLGFLGPECPVTGGAEGLLFVRHPDGRPTGDAFALFACEELAQAALRRHKGMLGKRYIEIFRSTAAEVQQVLNRYASSPLLPTLTAPLLPIPFQLAAGTGRDCVRLRGLPYTATIEDILSFLGEGAVDIRPHGVHMVLNQQGRPSGDAFIQMTSAERALAVAQRCHKKVMKERYVEVVPCSTEEMSRVLIGGTLGRSGMSPPPCKLPCLSPPTYATFQATPTLIPTETAALYPSSALLSAARVPAAPSPVAYYPGPATQLYMNYTAYYPSPPVSPTTVGYLTTPPAALASAPTSVLSQPGALVRMQGVPYTAGMKDLLSVFQAYQLAPDDYTSLMPIGDPPRTVLQTPKEWVCL; this is encoded by the exons ATGACTCCGCCGCAGCCCCCGCCCCCAGGCCCGGATCCCGAGGCAGATTCCACCGCGGACCCATGCCCGGGGCCTAGATCATTGGTCGTCCTGTTCGGGGCGACGGCCGGTGCCTTGGGGCCAGACCTGGGCTCCGACGAGACTGACTTAATCCTCTTAGTCTGGCAAGTGGTGGAGCCGCAAAGCCGCCAG GTGGGGACACTGCACAAGTCGCTGGTTCGCGCTGAGGCGGCCTCGCTGAGTCCAGAGTGCCGTGAGGCAAGCGGCCTGAGCGCCGACAGCCTGGCGCGGGCCGAGCCGCTGGACAAGGTGCTGCAACAG atCACACTCTTCTTCAGTGTAATGAGT TTCTCCCAGCTAGTGAGCAGGGACGTGGCTCTGCTGGGCGGGGGCCCCTACGTGCTCTGCACTGATGGGCAGCAGCTGTTGCGACAGGTCCTGCACCCTGAGGCCTCCAGGAAG AACCTGGTGCTCCCCGACACCTTCTTCTCCTTCTACGATCTCTGCAGAGAGTTCCACAAGCAACACCCAAACACTTGCCCTGCCAAGGACCTCACTGTGGCCACCATGGCACAGG ACTTGGGACTGGAGACAGATGCCACAGAGGATGACTTTGGGGTCTGGGAAGTGAAGACAATGGTGGCTGTCATCCTTCACCTGCTCAAAGGGCCCAGCA GTCAATTGTTTTTGGAGCCTGAGGTGATAAAGCAGAAATACGAGACAGGGCCTTG CAAGGCTGATGTGGTGGACAGTGAGACTGTGGTCCGAGCCCGTGGGTTGCCCTGGCAGTCATCCGATCAGGATGTGGCTCGCTTCTTCAAAGGGCTCAACATTGCCAG GGGTGGTGTAGCGCTTTGCCTCAATGCCCAGGGCCGCAGAAATGGTGAGGCCCTCATCCACTTTGTGGACAGTGAGCAGCGGGACCTAGCACTGCAGAGACACAAGCACCACATGGGCGTCCGCTATATTGAG GTATATAAAGCCACAGGGGAGGAGTTTGTAAAGATCGCAGGGG GCACATCACTAGAGGTGGCTCGTTTCCTGTCACGGGAAGACCAAGTGATCTTGAGGCTGCGGGGACTGCCCTTCTCTGCTGGGCCACCAGATGTGCTGGGCTTCCTGGGACCAGAATGCCCAGTGACAGGAGGTGCTGAGGGGCTGCTCTTTGTGCGCCACCCTGATGGACGGCCAACTGGTGATGCCTTTGCCCTCTTTGCCTGTGAGGAGCTGGCACAAGCTGCGCTACGTAGGCACAAGGGCATGCTGGGTAAGCGATACATCGAAATCTTCCGGAGCACTGCAGCTGAGGTGCAGCAA GTTCTGAACCGTTATGCATCTAGTCCACTCCTTCCCACACTGACTGCCCCACTGCTGCCCATCCCCTTCCAACTGGCAGCTGGGACAGGGAGGGATTGCGTACGCCTTCGAGGCCTGCCCTACACAGCTACCATTGAAGACATCTTGAGCTTTCTAGGGGAGGGAGCTGTGGACATCCGGCCCCATGGTGTGCACATGGTGCTCAACCAGCAG GGCCGGCCATCAGGTGATGCCTTCATCCAGATGACATCAGCAGAGCGGGCCCTAGCTGTTGCTCAGCGTTGCCATAAGAAGGTGATGAAGGAACGCTACGTGGAGGTTGTCCCCTGCTCCACAGAGGAGATGAGCCGTGTGCTGATAGGGGGCACCTTGGGCCGCAGTGGCATGTCCCCTCCACCCTGCAAGCTGCCCT GCCTCTCGCCACCAACCTATGCCACCTTTCAGGCCACCCCAACCCTCATTCCCACTGAAACGGCAGCCTTATACCCTTCTTCAGCACTGCTCTCAGCTGCAAGGGTGCCTGctgcccccagccctgttgcCTACTACCCAGGTCCAGCCACTCAACTCTACATGAACTACACAGCTTACTACCCAAG tCCTCCAGTCTCCCCTACCACTGTGGGCTACCTCACCACACCCCCTGCTGCCCTGGCCTCTGCTCCCACTTCAGTGTTGTCCCAGCCAGGAGCCCTGGTCCGCATGCAGGGTGTCCCATACACAGCTGGGATGAAGGATCTGCTCAGTGTCTTTCAGGCCTACCAG CTAGCCCCTGATGACTACACCAGTCTGATGCCTATAGGTGACCCTCCACGTACTGTGTTACAAACCCCCAAAGAGTGGGTGTGTTTGTAG